From one Sporohalobacter salinus genomic stretch:
- a CDS encoding methyl-accepting chemotaxis protein, translated as MLALNASVEAARAGEYRAVVVNEIKELAEETSHATEKVAELVRRT; from the coding sequence TTGTTAGCGCTAAATGCTTCTGTAGAAGCAGCTAGGGCAGGTGAGTACAGGGCAGTAGTAGTAAATGAAATTAAAGAATTGGCAGAAGAAACTAGTCATGCGACGGAAAAAGTTGCTGAATTAGTTAGAAGAACATAG
- a CDS encoding oxidoreductase, whose protein sequence is MCKKVVLVTGASSGIGKATAKKLIEEGYTVYGAARRLEKMENLKKMGEGSIKMDITKEEDIKNCVDKIIKEQGKIDVLFNNAGFGLYGAVEDVSLEDARYQFEVNLFGLARITQLVLPHMRKQKSGTIINTSSIGGRIYTPFGAWYHATKHALEGWSDVLRLEVEQFGIDVVIIEPGIIETEFADAVSSSMMKNSGDGLYKDMAKVVAKSMEDSYKEGNGSCPTVIAKTVSKAIKARKPKTRYVAGKMAKPLMFMRKWLPDKIFDKVIMSQMK, encoded by the coding sequence ATGTGTAAAAAAGTAGTTTTGGTAACTGGGGCAAGTTCAGGAATTGGTAAGGCGACTGCTAAAAAATTAATTGAAGAAGGATATACTGTTTATGGTGCAGCAAGGCGTTTAGAAAAGATGGAGAATTTGAAGAAAATGGGAGAAGGATCAATAAAAATGGACATTACAAAAGAGGAAGATATTAAAAATTGTGTTGATAAGATTATCAAAGAGCAAGGAAAAATTGATGTACTTTTTAATAATGCAGGATTTGGTTTATATGGTGCTGTTGAAGATGTGAGTCTTGAGGATGCTAGATATCAGTTTGAAGTAAATTTGTTTGGACTGGCTAGAATTACACAACTGGTGTTGCCGCATATGAGAAAGCAAAAATCAGGTACAATTATAAATACATCATCAATAGGTGGTAGAATTTATACTCCATTTGGGGCCTGGTATCATGCAACCAAACATGCCTTAGAAGGTTGGTCAGATGTTTTGAGATTGGAAGTCGAGCAATTTGGAATTGATGTTGTAATTATTGAACCCGGAATTATAGAAACAGAATTTGCTGATGCTGTTAGTAGTTCGATGATGAAAAATTCAGGTGATGGTCTTTATAAAGATATGGCAAAAGTAGTGGCAAAATCTATGGAAGATTCTTATAAAGAAGGGAATGGTTCCTGCCCAACAGTAATTGCTAAAACAGTTTCTAAAGCCATAAAAGCTAGAAAACCTAAAACAAGATATGTAGCCGGGAAAATGGCAAAGCCATTAATGTTTATGAGAAAGTGGTTACCTGATAAAATCTTCGATAAAGTTATTATGAGTCAAATGAAATAA
- a CDS encoding DUF1622 domain-containing protein: MKKIIIILIDYISYLAQLFAIFIIANGIIVVFWINLKDIFGREDDVNVMKKSRAKLGRSFSVGLGILIGSSILRSVVAPTWNDIGQLAAIIGIRTVLNYFLTRDMGTT; encoded by the coding sequence ATGAAAAAGATAATTATAATTTTAATTGATTACATATCTTATTTGGCCCAATTATTTGCAATATTTATAATTGCAAATGGAATAATAGTAGTCTTCTGGATTAACCTAAAAGATATTTTTGGTAGAGAAGATGATGTTAATGTTATGAAAAAGAGTAGAGCAAAATTAGGACGTTCATTTTCTGTAGGACTGGGTATATTAATTGGTTCAAGTATTTTAAGAAGTGTAGTAGCTCCTACTTGGAATGATATAGGTCAACTAGCAGCAATAATAGGCATTAGAACTGTTTTAAACTATTTTTTAACTAGAGATATGGGGACTACATAG
- the miaB gene encoding tRNA (N6-isopentenyl adenosine(37)-C2)-methylthiotransferase MiaB has product MNKEEKKGKNIEGFFYIDTYGCQMNEHDSEKLAGVLKEKGYKSINNIEKADVIILNTCCIRENAEVKVHGKIGYLKQYKRENPELIIGVCGCMMQQEGMAKKIKDMHPHVDIVFGTHNIHEFSSLLESAKEESETLIDIWGEKEGLIPNLPTKRETDHKAWVTIIYGCNNFCTYCIVPYVRGREKSRSVMDIVNEIKELASDGVKEITLLGQNVNSYGRDLDKEIDFANLLERLDQIKGIERIRYMTSHPRDFTTKLVKTIADSDKVCEHFHLPVQSGSSRILKKMNRGYTQKEYLTLVEEIRKYIPQAAITTDFIVGFPGETEEDFVETIKIVKEVEFDMAYTFKYSQRSGTPAAKMEEQIDEEIKQNRLQKLMDIQSNISAQKNKKLIGKTVEVLGDGESKNNADRQTGRTRTNKIVVFNSDKDLTGKLINVKINKASSWTLNGDLVR; this is encoded by the coding sequence ATGAATAAAGAAGAGAAAAAAGGTAAAAATATTGAAGGTTTCTTTTATATTGATACTTATGGTTGTCAAATGAATGAACATGATTCGGAAAAATTAGCTGGAGTATTAAAAGAAAAAGGCTATAAATCAATAAACAATATAGAAAAAGCAGATGTGATAATTCTTAATACTTGCTGTATTAGAGAAAATGCTGAGGTTAAAGTTCATGGTAAGATAGGATATTTAAAACAGTATAAAAGAGAAAATCCTGAGTTGATTATTGGTGTTTGTGGTTGTATGATGCAACAAGAAGGAATGGCAAAAAAAATTAAAGATATGCATCCTCATGTAGATATAGTATTCGGCACTCATAATATCCATGAATTTTCTAGCCTTTTAGAATCAGCAAAGGAAGAATCAGAAACCCTTATTGATATTTGGGGAGAAAAAGAAGGTTTAATACCAAATCTTCCAACAAAGCGAGAAACTGATCATAAAGCTTGGGTGACAATCATTTACGGTTGTAATAATTTCTGTACCTATTGTATTGTACCCTATGTTCGAGGACGCGAAAAAAGCCGATCGGTGATGGATATAGTAAATGAAATTAAAGAATTAGCTAGTGATGGAGTAAAAGAAATTACATTACTCGGACAGAATGTTAATTCTTATGGGCGTGACTTGGATAAAGAAATAGATTTTGCTAATTTATTAGAGCGATTAGATCAAATAAAAGGTATTGAAAGAATTCGTTATATGACTTCACATCCTCGAGACTTTACTACTAAATTAGTTAAAACAATCGCTGATAGCGATAAAGTATGTGAACATTTCCATCTACCGGTACAATCAGGTAGTAGTCGTATTTTAAAAAAGATGAATCGTGGCTATACACAGAAAGAGTATCTCACATTAGTAGAAGAAATTCGCAAATATATTCCTCAAGCAGCGATTACTACAGATTTTATTGTTGGTTTCCCTGGAGAAACAGAAGAAGATTTTGTTGAAACAATAAAAATAGTTAAAGAAGTAGAATTTGACATGGCTTATACTTTTAAATATTCACAGCGTAGTGGAACGCCCGCAGCAAAAATGGAAGAGCAGATTGATGAAGAAATCAAACAGAATCGTCTTCAGAAGTTAATGGATATTCAAAGTAATATCAGTGCTCAAAAGAATAAAAAACTGATTGGAAAGACAGTAGAAGTTCTTGGAGATGGAGAAAGCAAAAATAATGCCGATCGTCAAACCGGTAGAACCAGAACTAATAAAATAGTTGTATTTAATTCTGATAAAGATTTGACAGGCAAGCTAATAAATGTTAAGATAAATAAGGCGTCTAGCTGGACGTTAAATGGAGATTTAGTGAGATAA
- a CDS encoding YlbF family regulator produces MSIMDKAEELGDEILESSEYNELKAAEEAVESDETAKSLLDEFQAAQKRLQMAQANGQEVTQEQQQEIQSIQAKMQENEKIKEFMEAQQNFNKIMQTVNQVITSALQGEEEAAADQCGGCSGC; encoded by the coding sequence ATGTCAATTATGGATAAAGCAGAAGAATTAGGAGACGAAATTTTAGAATCATCTGAGTACAATGAACTAAAAGCTGCTGAAGAAGCTGTAGAAAGTGATGAAACAGCAAAAAGCTTATTAGATGAATTTCAAGCTGCACAAAAAAGACTACAAATGGCACAAGCTAATGGTCAAGAAGTTACTCAAGAACAACAACAAGAAATTCAATCTATTCAAGCTAAGATGCAAGAAAACGAAAAGATTAAAGAATTTATGGAAGCTCAGCAGAATTTTAATAAGATAATGCAGACAGTAAACCAAGTAATCACTTCAGCATTACAGGGTGAAGAAGAAGCAGCTGCTGATCAATGCGGCGGATGCTCTGGCTGCTAA
- the mutS gene encoding DNA mismatch repair protein MutS, with product MAKKLTPMMQQYFSIKDEYDDAILLFRLGDFYEMFADDAELAARELELTLTSRNKGKGKKTPMAGIPYHSAESYIATLIDKGYRVAICEQVEDPSETSGLVKREVVRVITPGTVIDNELLDDKNNNYLSAVVTNKNGFGIATVDISTGDFSTTELTGKEAQSNLIDELARINPAECLIDTDLYQKTEIITYINQQLDPIINEINERFNYNQAYDLLTDHFQVNSLEGFGCKGLKIAITAAGAALDFLIETQKRTLSHLNQLTTYSTKDYMTLDANTRRNLELTKTIRDQSYKGSLLWVLDQTVTAMGGRKLQKWLEQPLLDVENINNRLNAVGELKDNIFLKEELKDNLAEVYDLERLMSKITYGSANARDLVALRTSVSNLPEIKELLTQFESSKLKTAAEKLDTLEDVHTLIENSIKEEPPATVTEGDIIKTGYDEELDGFRQAMNEGKDWIASLEKEEKERTGIKSLKVGFNKVHGYYIEVTKANLDLVPDDYERKQTLSNSERYITPELKEKESKILGAEEKSVELEYQLFTEIREKIAQQTERIQKVADIVAQLDVLASLAEVAINNDYCRPKVDASDVIDIKDGRHPVVEEMLEEESFVPNDSYIDCEQDRFLIITGPNMSGKSTYMRQVALMVLMAQIGSFIPADNARVGIVDRIFTRVGASDDLTTGQSTFMVEMNEVANILNNATQNSLVILDEVGRGTSTYDGLSIAWAVTEYISDQSNIGAKSLFATHYHELTELESKLPGVKNYNVAVKEEGSDITFLRKIVPGRANDSYGIEVAKRAGVPKSVIDRANEVLERLETEMDNYEQIDSNSASEVAAEASTELKSESETELKAVDNKQQRGQLALFAAQNSEIIKELDKLDIMSMTPLEAMQKLHQLQQEAKEELKTQGLA from the coding sequence ATGGCTAAAAAATTAACTCCGATGATGCAACAATATTTTTCTATTAAGGATGAATATGATGATGCAATTTTATTATTTAGATTAGGTGACTTTTATGAGATGTTTGCTGATGATGCTGAATTAGCAGCTAGAGAATTAGAATTAACTTTAACTTCTCGAAATAAAGGTAAAGGTAAAAAAACTCCAATGGCAGGTATTCCTTATCACTCAGCTGAATCATATATTGCTACATTAATAGATAAAGGCTATCGGGTTGCTATTTGTGAACAAGTAGAAGATCCTAGTGAAACTAGTGGTTTAGTTAAACGAGAAGTAGTTAGAGTAATTACTCCAGGAACGGTAATTGATAATGAACTATTGGACGATAAGAATAATAATTATCTTTCAGCAGTTGTAACTAATAAAAACGGCTTTGGAATTGCAACAGTAGATATTTCTACTGGAGACTTTTCTACAACAGAGTTGACTGGAAAGGAAGCCCAATCCAACCTAATTGATGAATTAGCTCGAATAAATCCAGCCGAATGTTTAATTGATACTGATTTATATCAAAAAACAGAGATAATTACTTATATTAATCAGCAGTTAGATCCTATTATTAATGAAATAAATGAACGATTTAACTATAATCAAGCCTATGATTTATTGACAGATCATTTCCAGGTTAATTCTTTAGAGGGGTTTGGTTGTAAAGGCTTAAAAATTGCTATAACTGCTGCTGGTGCTGCATTGGATTTTTTAATTGAAACTCAAAAAAGAACTTTAAGTCATTTAAATCAGTTAACCACATATTCAACAAAAGATTATATGACACTGGATGCCAATACAAGACGAAATTTAGAACTTACAAAGACAATTCGAGACCAATCATACAAAGGAAGCTTACTTTGGGTATTAGATCAGACAGTTACAGCTATGGGAGGACGTAAATTACAGAAGTGGCTAGAACAGCCATTATTAGATGTAGAAAATATTAATAATCGATTGAATGCAGTTGGAGAGCTTAAAGATAATATCTTTCTTAAAGAAGAGCTCAAGGATAATTTAGCTGAGGTTTATGATCTTGAACGATTAATGAGTAAGATTACTTATGGTTCAGCTAATGCTAGAGACTTAGTTGCTCTTAGAACTTCAGTGTCTAATTTACCAGAAATTAAAGAATTATTGACTCAATTTGAATCATCAAAATTAAAAACAGCTGCTGAAAAATTAGATACTTTAGAAGATGTTCACACATTGATTGAGAATTCAATTAAAGAAGAACCTCCTGCTACAGTAACTGAAGGAGATATCATAAAAACTGGTTATGATGAGGAATTAGACGGATTTAGACAAGCTATGAATGAAGGGAAGGACTGGATTGCTAGTTTAGAAAAAGAGGAAAAAGAACGAACTGGAATTAAATCGCTAAAGGTTGGTTTCAATAAGGTCCACGGCTATTATATAGAAGTAACCAAAGCTAATTTAGATTTAGTTCCTGATGACTATGAACGAAAACAGACACTTTCTAATAGTGAAAGATATATTACTCCTGAACTTAAAGAGAAAGAATCTAAAATCTTAGGAGCTGAAGAGAAGAGTGTTGAGTTAGAATATCAATTATTTACTGAAATTAGAGAAAAGATAGCCCAACAGACAGAAAGAATTCAGAAAGTAGCCGATATTGTAGCTCAGTTGGACGTATTGGCCTCATTGGCAGAAGTGGCCATTAATAACGATTACTGTCGACCTAAGGTAGATGCAAGTGATGTAATTGATATTAAAGATGGTCGTCATCCAGTAGTTGAAGAGATGTTAGAAGAAGAAAGTTTTGTTCCTAATGATAGTTATATTGATTGTGAACAAGATCGGTTTTTAATCATCACTGGTCCTAATATGTCTGGAAAATCTACTTATATGCGTCAAGTGGCATTAATGGTTTTAATGGCTCAAATTGGTAGTTTTATTCCTGCAGATAATGCGAGAGTTGGCATTGTAGATAGAATTTTTACGCGAGTAGGAGCTTCTGATGATTTAACTACTGGTCAGAGTACTTTCATGGTTGAAATGAATGAAGTTGCTAATATTCTCAATAATGCTACTCAAAATAGCTTAGTTATTCTAGACGAGGTCGGTCGTGGTACCAGTACCTATGACGGATTAAGTATTGCTTGGGCGGTAACAGAATATATAAGTGATCAAAGCAATATTGGAGCTAAATCGCTTTTTGCGACTCATTATCATGAATTAACCGAATTGGAGTCTAAATTACCAGGAGTGAAGAATTATAATGTTGCTGTGAAAGAAGAAGGTAGTGATATTACCTTCCTGCGTAAGATTGTACCAGGCAGAGCCAATGATAGTTACGGAATTGAAGTAGCTAAACGCGCGGGGGTGCCTAAATCAGTAATTGATAGAGCTAATGAAGTTCTAGAAAGATTAGAAACTGAAATGGACAATTATGAACAAATAGATAGCAATTCAGCATCTGAAGTAGCAGCTGAAGCAAGTACTGAACTTAAATCAGAATCAGAAACTGAATTGAAAGCCGTTGATAATAAACAACAGCGTGGACAATTAGCCTTATTTGCTGCTCAAAATAGTGAGATTATAAAAGAACTTGATAAATTAGATATCATGTCTATGACTCCTTTAGAAGCTATGCAAAAACTACATCAATTACAACAGGAAGCAAAAGAAGAGTTAAAGACTCAGGGATTAGCTTAA
- the mutL gene encoding DNA mismatch repair endonuclease MutL has translation MPKQIKKLPQEVVSKIAAGEVIERPASVVKELVENSIDAKSDKIEVKVNNGGKDLIQVVDTGHGMTREDAELALERHATSKITKANDLFSIRSLGFRGEALPSIAAVSRLTMKTRTEDELGGTLVKINGGEIKKINNVGCPIGTNIIVKDLFYNTPVRYKYLKTTTTEISRISNIVNRLALAYPEITFKLTHNQNKLLETPGNDNLLDTILSIYGKEVAKNMVAVDYEDKYMQIKGYVSKPNISRASRKHQSFFINRRYIKSRVLSEAISEAYHTLLAKKRNPIVVLTIKLNPVLVDVNVHPTKMEVNFSREKEVASVVHNGVKEALDNADLIPKVELTSKKNNNVASKKDSKDSRSQQKLKLTKKRKSNQKETKKKTQEKTKTDSHNNSKLKKKTTNHNQNKNTTSKQIDNKEELIQNSKKKSNKKFKDNTEKKNKKSNYQQRKNQNNKKEKEINQSVAIKESQLDYNNNDSTKSLSSFLPLGQIHNTYIIAQGEDGFYIVDQHAAHERILYNELMEKFKQADIQSQSLLMPVRLELTNPEIEILKENKDNLENLGFKFESFGGQTYIVRAVPNLLHKLDIKELCLDIIDSLLEKGKIQEPTEIIEDLIVLMSCRGAIKSGKSLVPGEMESLLQQLEDSGDQHTCPHGRPTIIHFSKKELDKKFQRI, from the coding sequence ATGCCGAAACAAATTAAAAAACTGCCACAGGAAGTTGTTAGTAAGATAGCAGCTGGAGAAGTGATTGAACGTCCTGCGTCTGTAGTTAAAGAATTGGTAGAAAACTCAATAGATGCTAAAAGTGATAAGATTGAAGTAAAAGTTAATAATGGAGGAAAAGATTTAATTCAGGTTGTTGATACAGGGCACGGGATGACTAGAGAGGATGCAGAATTAGCTCTAGAACGTCATGCTACTAGTAAAATAACCAAAGCAAATGACCTATTTTCAATTCGCAGTTTAGGCTTCAGAGGCGAAGCTTTACCTAGTATTGCTGCTGTTTCCCGTTTGACAATGAAAACAAGAACCGAAGACGAATTAGGAGGTACTTTAGTTAAAATAAACGGCGGCGAGATAAAAAAGATTAATAATGTTGGATGCCCTATTGGGACTAATATTATTGTTAAAGACCTATTTTATAATACTCCTGTCCGTTACAAATATTTAAAGACAACTACTACTGAAATAAGTCGAATTAGTAATATTGTTAATCGATTAGCTTTAGCTTATCCGGAAATTACTTTTAAACTAACTCATAATCAAAACAAATTATTAGAGACGCCTGGTAATGATAATTTATTAGATACTATTTTAAGTATTTATGGTAAAGAAGTTGCTAAAAATATGGTGGCTGTGGATTATGAAGATAAGTATATGCAGATAAAAGGTTATGTTTCGAAACCCAATATTAGTCGTGCTTCAAGAAAGCATCAATCATTTTTTATTAACCGTCGTTATATCAAAAGTAGGGTTTTAAGTGAAGCTATTTCTGAAGCCTATCATACCCTTTTAGCTAAAAAGCGTAATCCAATTGTTGTTTTAACGATAAAATTAAATCCAGTTTTAGTAGATGTTAATGTTCATCCTACAAAGATGGAGGTTAATTTCAGTCGTGAAAAAGAAGTTGCTTCTGTAGTGCATAATGGAGTAAAGGAGGCATTAGATAATGCTGATTTAATTCCAAAGGTAGAATTGACTTCTAAGAAAAATAATAATGTTGCTTCTAAAAAGGATTCAAAAGATTCTAGATCTCAACAAAAATTGAAGTTAACTAAGAAAAGAAAATCTAACCAAAAAGAAACTAAGAAAAAAACTCAGGAAAAAACAAAAACTGATTCTCATAACAATTCTAAATTAAAAAAGAAAACTACTAATCATAACCAAAATAAAAATACGACATCAAAGCAAATCGATAATAAAGAAGAATTAATCCAAAATAGCAAGAAAAAATCAAATAAAAAATTTAAAGATAATACTGAAAAGAAAAACAAAAAATCTAATTATCAACAGAGGAAAAATCAAAATAACAAAAAAGAGAAAGAAATTAATCAATCTGTAGCAATAAAAGAAAGTCAATTGGATTATAATAATAATGATTCTACAAAATCTCTGTCTAGCTTTTTACCTTTGGGGCAGATTCATAATACCTATATTATTGCTCAAGGAGAAGATGGTTTTTATATCGTTGATCAGCATGCTGCTCATGAACGTATTCTCTATAATGAATTAATGGAGAAATTTAAACAAGCTGATATTCAATCTCAATCTTTATTAATGCCGGTTCGATTAGAATTAACCAATCCTGAAATAGAAATTTTAAAAGAAAATAAGGATAATTTAGAAAACTTAGGTTTTAAATTTGAATCTTTTGGAGGGCAAACATATATAGTAAGGGCAGTGCCTAATTTATTACACAAACTGGATATTAAGGAATTATGCTTAGATATAATTGATAGTTTGTTGGAAAAGGGAAAGATACAAGAACCAACAGAAATAATTGAAGACTTGATAGTATTAATGTCTTGTCGTGGAGCAATTAAGAGTGGTAAAAGTTTAGTACCAGGAGAAATGGAAAGTCTATTACAACAATTAGAGGATAGTGGAGACCAGCACACCTGTCCACATGGTAGACCGACAATTATTCACTTTTCAAAAAAAGAATTAGATAAAAAGTTTCAACGTATTTAA
- the miaA gene encoding tRNA (adenosine(37)-N6)-dimethylallyltransferase MiaA: MQEPLVAIIGPTAVGKTELSLALAKELNAEIISGDSMQVYKEMDIGTAKPTVEERQNIPHHMIDILTPEEDFSVADFQKRVDELIPDIVERNRLPMLVGGTGLYIKALIQGFLFPEMETDWELRERLEKEAEKHGTEYVHNKLKEIDPTLADKLHPNDLRRVIRGIEVYKQTGKTSTYFREKAKERPPRYQAVKIGLRRDRDELYSRINRRVDLMIDNGLVKEVKELYEAGYERGLTSMQGLGYKELLGYFEGEYDLEEAIRLIKRDTRHFAKKQLTWFRKDDKINWFDVGEYEFEKLVLVVKEVIKNELPPEGKKLIT; the protein is encoded by the coding sequence ATGCAAGAACCATTAGTAGCCATTATCGGACCTACGGCTGTTGGCAAAACAGAACTATCGCTTGCATTAGCTAAAGAATTAAATGCTGAAATTATTTCTGGTGACTCAATGCAAGTTTATAAAGAAATGGATATTGGTACAGCTAAGCCGACTGTAGAAGAACGTCAAAATATTCCTCATCATATGATAGATATTTTGACTCCTGAAGAAGATTTTAGTGTAGCAGATTTTCAAAAGCGAGTAGATGAATTAATTCCTGATATAGTTGAACGTAATAGATTGCCTATGTTAGTTGGTGGTACTGGTTTGTATATTAAAGCTTTAATACAAGGATTTCTCTTTCCAGAAATGGAGACTGATTGGGAGCTTAGGGAGAGATTAGAAAAAGAAGCTGAAAAGCATGGTACGGAATATGTTCATAATAAACTAAAAGAAATTGATCCTACTTTAGCTGATAAATTACATCCTAATGATCTACGAAGAGTAATCCGTGGAATTGAAGTTTATAAGCAAACTGGAAAAACATCTACCTATTTTCGTGAGAAAGCTAAGGAAAGACCACCTAGATATCAAGCAGTTAAAATTGGTTTAAGAAGAGATCGCGATGAACTTTATAGCCGAATTAACCGTCGAGTAGATTTAATGATTGATAATGGACTAGTAAAAGAAGTTAAAGAATTATATGAAGCTGGATATGAACGGGGATTAACTTCAATGCAAGGATTAGGTTATAAAGAATTGCTTGGTTATTTCGAAGGAGAATATGATTTAGAAGAAGCAATTAGGTTAATTAAACGTGATACTCGTCATTTTGCTAAAAAACAATTAACTTGGTTTAGAAAAGATGATAAAATTAACTGGTTTGATGTTGGAGAATATGAATTTGAAAAATTAGTTTTAGTGGTAAAAGAGGTAATCAAAAATGAATTACCTCCTGAAGGTAAAAAATTAATAACTTAA
- a CDS encoding AAA family ATPase encodes MKKSGIIEQIENGKMSIKESFRLLNNNNNLALKQHRVNSNSKKKIQEIKAKLDRLVGLDKLKRLVNELEAFVKIQQKRQENQLATEPLVMHMIFKGNPGTGKTTIARIFGKLFKELGLLSEGHLKEVERADLVGEYIGHTAQKTKDAIEDALGGILFIDEAYSLARGGVRDFGKESIDALVKGMEDNRDDLVIILAGYPQEMENFLNTNPGLSSRFPIKVHFEDYTLDELIEIAELMLEEREYELSQAAKSRLYKILAEKRRKAGPEKGNARTVRNLIERAIRIQATRVVEKEKIFRKDLMKIEPEDFED; translated from the coding sequence TTGAAGAAAAGTGGAATTATTGAACAAATTGAAAATGGTAAGATGTCTATAAAAGAAAGTTTCCGTCTTTTAAATAACAATAATAATTTGGCTTTAAAGCAGCATAGAGTTAATAGTAATTCTAAGAAAAAGATTCAAGAAATTAAGGCTAAATTGGATAGATTAGTTGGATTAGATAAGCTTAAAAGATTAGTCAATGAATTAGAGGCTTTTGTAAAGATACAGCAAAAAAGACAGGAAAACCAGTTAGCTACTGAACCGCTAGTGATGCATATGATCTTCAAAGGAAATCCAGGAACAGGGAAAACTACAATTGCTCGTATATTTGGAAAGTTATTTAAAGAATTAGGCCTATTAAGTGAAGGTCATCTTAAAGAAGTTGAACGGGCTGATTTAGTAGGAGAGTACATAGGTCATACTGCTCAAAAAACTAAAGATGCTATTGAAGACGCCTTAGGAGGAATTCTTTTCATTGATGAAGCATATTCATTAGCAAGAGGCGGAGTTAGAGATTTTGGGAAGGAATCTATTGATGCTTTAGTTAAGGGAATGGAAGATAACCGTGATGATTTAGTAATTATTTTAGCAGGTTATCCGCAAGAAATGGAAAATTTCTTAAATACTAATCCTGGACTTAGTTCTAGATTTCCAATTAAAGTTCATTTCGAAGATTATACTTTGGATGAATTAATTGAAATTGCTGAATTAATGTTAGAAGAAAGAGAATATGAATTAAGTCAAGCAGCTAAAAGTAGATTATATAAGATTTTAGCTGAAAAGAGGCGAAAAGCCGGCCCCGAAAAGGGAAATGCCAGGACAGTAAGAAATTTAATTGAACGGGCAATTCGAATTCAGGCTACTCGAGTAGTTGAAAAGGAAAAAATTTTTCGTAAAGACTTAATGAAAATTGAACCTGAGGACTTTGAAGATTAG
- a CDS encoding GTPase, translating into MAKSLVVGRTNAGKTCFTINFADYLGLKELKFTLKQPAGFLSRRTFQLHTAKEELVASTNHTTKEIQQVQLQLPVGKGHKELQLMDTCGLVEGIHPEQKIRKAMAQTLSKLQQADIVLHIIDLAKLSNEKIQKISELDFEIYNYCKAEKCYVILANKIDLKVAQKNLSFLQKKLSQAEIIPISALYQQGFKEVKKFLLKNL; encoded by the coding sequence ATGGCCAAATCTTTAGTAGTAGGACGGACAAATGCAGGAAAGACTTGTTTTACTATTAATTTTGCTGATTATTTGGGATTAAAAGAATTAAAGTTTACACTTAAACAACCAGCAGGATTTTTATCTCGGCGGACTTTTCAACTACATACAGCTAAAGAAGAATTGGTAGCATCAACAAACCATACTACCAAAGAAATTCAACAGGTTCAGCTGCAATTACCAGTAGGAAAAGGACATAAAGAATTACAACTTATGGACACTTGTGGTTTAGTAGAAGGCATTCACCCTGAGCAAAAGATTCGTAAAGCTATGGCTCAAACGCTTTCTAAATTACAGCAGGCGGATATTGTTTTACATATTATTGATTTAGCTAAATTAAGCAATGAAAAAATTCAAAAGATTTCAGAGTTAGATTTTGAAATTTATAACTATTGTAAGGCGGAAAAATGTTATGTTATTTTAGCTAATAAAATTGATCTTAAAGTAGCTCAAAAAAATTTATCATTTCTTCAAAAAAAACTTAGTCAAGCAGAAATAATTCCGATTTCTGCTCTTTACCAGCAGGGCTTTAAAGAAGTAAAAAAATTTTTATTGAAGAACCTTTAA
- the hfq gene encoding RNA chaperone Hfq, producing MTSQINLQDSFLNQVRREDITVTVYLVNGFQLTGKVTGFDNFTVILNTDDQQQMIYKHAISTITPKEAVESLFKSNDKTN from the coding sequence ATGACGTCTCAAATCAATCTCCAAGATAGCTTTTTGAATCAAGTTCGTCGTGAGGATATTACTGTTACAGTCTATTTAGTAAATGGCTTTCAATTAACCGGAAAAGTAACTGGTTTCGATAATTTTACTGTTATTTTAAATACTGATGACCAACAACAAATGATTTATAAACATGCTATTTCGACTATTACTCCAAAAGAAGCTGTCGAAAGTCTATTTAAATCGAATGATAAAACCAATTAA